One window of Methanothermobacter thermautotrophicus genomic DNA carries:
- a CDS encoding NAD(P)H-hydrate dehydratase produces MKPIDMAAVDINAEYLGVPRLSLMENAGRAVAEEIGNAVDRGRVAIFCGPGGNGGDGFVAARHLLNMGFDVEVHLLSHPERIGSEEARVNWRVLGAMQPHPGGFCVDVVRDSLEIKPADADVVVDAILGTGVRGSIREPSRSAIEAINSSEAFRVSVDIPSGLSPETGVVDDIAVSADLTVTFHSMKDGLKLADPAVTGEIVVRDIGIPPAAEIFMGPGDLLRIPSRSPGSHKGENGRVLIIGGSRQYSGAPAIAAKAALRAGADIVMVAAPGSAARAIRSLSPDLIVRELDGGYIGMESLDEILELAENSDSVLMGCGAGRETSTARTFMRIMEDLHEMEKPLVLDADALRLLDYSDVSEYRELTVTPHMAEFSSFFKLKSMIFNDFRERVSAFQSISSRITGTVLLKGRIDMIFQGERLRLNKTGCPGMTVGGTGDALAGLTAGLRALGLSSFDSASLAAFINGMAGELAMERYGNGFTASDMVDMIPPVMDPGFYGF; encoded by the coding sequence ATGAAACCAATTGATATGGCTGCAGTCGACATTAACGCGGAATACCTGGGTGTTCCAAGATTATCCCTCATGGAGAACGCCGGGAGAGCCGTGGCAGAGGAGATAGGGAATGCAGTGGATAGGGGAAGGGTTGCCATATTCTGTGGTCCGGGAGGAAACGGGGGGGACGGATTCGTGGCGGCAAGGCACCTCCTTAACATGGGCTTTGATGTGGAGGTCCACCTACTCAGCCACCCCGAAAGGATAGGTTCTGAGGAGGCCCGTGTAAACTGGAGGGTCCTCGGGGCAATGCAGCCCCACCCCGGAGGATTTTGTGTGGATGTTGTAAGGGATTCCTTGGAAATAAAACCAGCGGATGCTGATGTGGTGGTTGACGCCATACTTGGCACGGGTGTGCGGGGCTCCATAAGAGAACCCTCAAGGTCAGCCATTGAAGCAATAAACAGTTCAGAAGCCTTCAGGGTATCCGTGGATATACCGAGTGGTTTGAGCCCTGAAACCGGTGTAGTTGATGACATAGCCGTATCAGCGGACCTGACAGTGACCTTTCACAGTATGAAGGATGGCCTTAAGCTTGCGGACCCTGCAGTTACAGGGGAGATCGTGGTGAGGGATATAGGCATACCCCCCGCTGCAGAGATATTCATGGGCCCTGGTGATCTCCTGAGGATACCCTCGAGGAGTCCTGGAAGTCATAAGGGTGAAAATGGAAGGGTTCTTATTATCGGAGGGAGCAGGCAGTACTCGGGAGCACCGGCAATAGCAGCAAAGGCCGCCCTGAGGGCGGGAGCCGATATTGTAATGGTGGCAGCTCCAGGGAGTGCCGCCAGGGCCATCAGGTCACTCTCACCTGACCTGATAGTCAGGGAACTTGATGGGGGATACATTGGAATGGAGTCCCTGGATGAAATCCTTGAACTTGCAGAAAATTCTGATTCAGTCCTTATGGGCTGTGGTGCGGGCAGGGAGACGTCAACGGCCAGGACATTCATGAGGATCATGGAGGACCTCCATGAAATGGAAAAACCCCTTGTACTCGATGCAGATGCACTCAGGCTCCTTGATTACTCGGATGTCAGTGAATACAGGGAACTGACGGTGACACCCCACATGGCTGAGTTCAGCAGCTTCTTTAAGCTGAAATCCATGATATTTAATGATTTCAGGGAACGTGTATCTGCATTCCAGTCAATCTCATCGAGGATAACAGGGACTGTGCTGCTTAAGGGAAGGATTGACATGATATTCCAGGGGGAGAGGTTACGTCTTAACAAAACAGGGTGCCCTGGAATGACCGTTGGGGGTACAGGAGACGCTCTGGCTGGTTTAACAGCTGGTTTGCGCGCGCTGGGCCTATCATCCTTTGATTCCGCTTCACTGGCAGCCTTCATCAACGGGATGGCCGGGGAACTGGCGATGGAGAGGTATGGTAATGGCTTCACCGCATCTGATATGGTTGATATGATCCCCCCTGTTATGGATCCTGGTTTTTATGGGTTCTGA
- a CDS encoding pro-sigmaK processing inhibitor BofA family protein, whose protein sequence is MEGLPFLILIVIATFIVAGGLASLRILMGLGKRILTVAGNMVAGIILLLAVNILPFINIPINLLTVLVAGFGGITGVGILLIGSIIGLV, encoded by the coding sequence ATGGAAGGTCTCCCATTCCTCATACTAATTGTAATCGCCACTTTCATAGTTGCGGGGGGCCTGGCATCCCTGCGGATACTCATGGGTCTTGGTAAGAGGATCCTCACGGTTGCAGGGAACATGGTGGCCGGCATCATCCTTCTGCTTGCCGTGAACATACTGCCCTTCATAAACATCCCCATAAATCTCCTTACGGTCCTTGTGGCGGGCTTCGGAGGTATAACCGGGGTCGGTATCCTTCTCATAGGCAGTATAATTGGACTGGTATAA